The nucleotide window TGGCAAACCGCTGGTGCGCTTTGTCGGACGTATTTGGCTGCGGGTTTTTGCTGTTGCTACCGCCCGACCTAAACGAAGAAGCGTGGGTCGTGATGCACTCTTGCCCATCGGGAATTGCTAATCCAGGGTAGAGGAAGGCAACTCGATGAGGCCGGAGATAAGATCATCATCTCGACGATTACCAAGCAGCATCCAACCTTGCGCGATGATCTTAAAGATTTATCACATATGCTGGAGACTTACTGCGAATTCGGTTGCCTGCCTGATAAGAAACTCTGTCTCGAGACCTTTGATCGGAACCAAATACCGGCAGACGCCCGTGCGCAACTTGGGAAGCTGCTCAGGTACCAAGAGGAGCCCCCTGGCGGGGTTACCGACTTGGAGTTGATAGCAGACGATTGCGAGCCATCCGGCACTGGTGGCATAGATCCTACGATTGACCCCGCACTTGAGGCTAACCATGCCCAACACCGCGTGTACGACGTGTTCGCGAATTCACTCGCTGGGAATGTACCTGTGCCGCAAGAATTGAATGAACTCAGAGTAGACGATGTTCTTCAAAGCTCTCTATTTTCGCCGAATGTCACGTCGGAATGACGCTGAAGTCAGTAAACAGCAGAGCATGGTGGAGGGACTAATGGAGACCAAAATGGGACAGGCAGCATTCATCCCTTTTCACCTTATTTTGGGAGAGGAGgaaagggaaggggggatgCGGGGCTTGGGGGGTTGGGGGCGtaggggggcggcggcagcccggAGTTGTCACCAACTCCGTGCCCCACAATGCCCTACTGTAGCTCCAGGAGGGCAGCTGGTGGGATCGACTCCGCCTCCCAACCATAAATAGGTTCATCCCTTAACCAGCGTAACCATTTTCTTTCCTCCTTGCATCAACAAGAATGGAGATAGTTTCGATTTATGGAATATGCTTCGGCGCTGTTTTTGGCTTAATCATACTCTGCCGACTCGTATCAAGCCCTTTCACCATGCCTCGAATCACGACTTTCTGGCGAGGGATGCCTAATGCAATgcaggcagccaggcagACCCAAAACAGCAGTTGGCACACACTGGTGCCCACAACCACCAAAGGCGGGAGTTTCTGCACGAATGGGGCACAGCGAGCCTCGCGGCCGAACCCCTCCCAATGGCCTCTTGACCCTGAGGCAAgcgcccgcctccagccGCTGGCCTGCCTTGGGACCTGTTCCTGAGACACCCAGGTTATCTGATTGGGCCGGAGCCTGACATGATGAGGCATACTCTCCTGCAGTGTGACCAACGCTGTATTGGATTCGCGGCTCGTAAAACCAGGCCCTAAGCGTGAGTCCGTGACGCGTAGCAGAGACGCTGTCGGCACGGAATACGCTGTCGAATGTGTCTGAAATCCACCTTCCCCAAGGTATCCTTTCACAAGCACGATCGTTGTGGAGAACAGACGTTTGATGTAGCGCCGGCTGGCAGCAATTCGCGGCATGTCAATCTCGCCCATTGGTGTGCAGTTGCATTCATCTGGAACGAGTCTTCGTAACCATTCAGCCAGACAACTGTAGATGCCTGAGCATAAATATCTTTGACAGCTCCCAGTTCTCTTAAGGATGACCAAGCATTGAACTCTTCCCTTTTCTTCCTCtccatcttcctcctccccgttgcctccctcctcgccaactTAGTCCCCTCCGGCTGCTGAACATACGTCGCTTGTTATATATTCGTTCGAGGGCCTCCGTGCTCCGAATTGTATCTGGATGTTTGTCACCAAGCACCCCTCGCTGCAGGTCAATGACTTCGATGCACCTTTCCTCGGCCTTATCGTTCGTACCTTGCTTGCTGTATATCGACGCAAGTGTTCCCATACTTCTGATCGTGTCTGGATGTTTGTCGCCAAGCACTTCTCGCAGCAAGCCAATAATTTCGATATATATCGTCCTGGCCTCAGCGTACTTCCCAAGTCTAACATTACTCGTACCCACTAAAGAGAAGATTCAACATGGCCAGCTTTGTCTGCCGATTCGTCTCGAAACCTCAACGCCTTTTGCGCATGCGACAAATATGTCTCCCAGGTGGCCCTGTTCTCATGTGTCGGGTAAGGGAATACCTCGCCGAGCCGGCATATCACCATTGTGGCACATTCCTTCAGCTTCCCTTCTTTGTTTAACCAGTTCCGCATGGCCAGCGAGACAAGTCGGTGCATATCTATGGGCTTTGGTCTGACTGTTCGCTGATAAATGCGTACCCTGTCAGCATGCTTATCGCCTCtgcaggcgcgcgcgaggagcgGGCAATTCAGCACACATACTCTCGATACTTAAAACTTCACGGCGGCCGTAGGGTCTACTCTCGCGAGGCTCGGCGCTGGACCGCGAAACAAGCCACCCCAACTTTCGGTATTTTTATCGTGCCGATCTTATCGAACGCAGATTCTGTGATATCGTATCTTCTGAAATCGATCGTTTCAGACTTAAAGTTTTGCCGGGAGTTGGCATCTCGCCAAGCGCGGTCGCCCGCCCAGAGTCTTGTTTTGCAATGCACTCCAGACCAGCCACAGACTGGCTCTCGCTGCAATGCCAAGGTTGAACCTCGGCTACCACCTTGGCCACATCCTCGTGTCCATGCTTGACTGCATAAGATAGCGGTGTTTGACCTGTGCTGTCCTTTGAACGAGGGTTGGCACCATTTTTCAGAAGCAGCTGTACGACGGCCACTTGCCCCTGGCGTGCTGCAGCCATTAACGGTGCTTTACCTGCCGTGCAACTTTGTCTGTCTGCATTGTCGGCATGAATTGACTGACCAGAGGAGCAGTAGCAGGTGGTTTGCGAGTCGACTCTGGCGCCATTTTGGAGTAGTAATTCGACAACCGCTTCATACCCACCCCTCTGCCGCCAGAAATAGTGGCGTTTCGCCCCGCCAGTTTGCCTTGTCTGCTTCCGCCCcctgctcgagcaggaggCGGACCACGAATTCGTGTCCATTAGAAGATGCATGCTCTACGCCATCTGAGTCGACCCTAGCTCCCCTTTGTAGCAGTAGCTGTATAACGGCTTCATGCCCATTCTCGGACGCATAAGACAATGGCGTTCGTTGGGTGCAGTCCGTTGAGTTGACTTTGGCACCTTCATCAAGCAATAGGCGAACGACGAGTTCGTGACCATTCTCGGCTGCATGAGACAAAGGCGTtcgtttgtcgtcgtccatcgAGTCGGCTTGTGCACCTTCATCAAGCAGGAGGCGAACGACGAGTTCGTGCCCGTTTTCGGACGCACAAGTAAGCGGAGTCTGCCCCCAGTCATCATCCCAGTCACAATAGGCGCCCTTGCTGAGCAGCAACCGGACAGTACATAGTGTGCTCCCACACAACCGCCAAGGGCTCTCCGCTGAAACCGCGGGCTTGTTTCTCAACCCGCGTTAGGAGAAGCTAACATCCGGCAGACTCGTGCGTCGGCTCCCAAGCTACGAAGTGCCGATCGACGGTTCTGTCTGAGTCGGAGCGGTACGCCTCAGCAGGAGAGACATGGATTTGAGAGATGAGACGTATTGGCACCGTTTCCAGATGACAGCTGGACAACGAACATGACGATGAGCAGCCTAGTTAGTACGAATGCAGGCGGCGAGTATGTGAGTGCCAAGGGCACTGGCCCTTCATTGGctctgctgcgctgcctgtTCATGTTCCATCGGCCGGCAATGGCAATGCCACTGCCAGTGCTGAGGATGGACCACGGCGATACTGCGACTCTCATAGCTCGACGAGAAGCAATGAATTGGACAGAGAGGGTCCACACGACATGGGGCAGCCAGACCTATGCTGATGCATCTGCATACACAGTTACTGTAGCAAGACGATTGATTGCGTCCCAGTGAGTCCAAGATGATTGGTTCGCATCTGCATCAGTTGAAACGCCGCAGCCCAAGGAATGCTGACGTGGCAAAGTCGCAAAAGTAGCAGGCCGAATTTTGGCCACTCTTGTGGGTGCCGTAACTGGTGCTGGCCCCGCGATGGCGCCAGGGCGGAACGGCCCGCTGTGGAGGCCTCTGGTAGTCCAGTGCACTATCGGTCGCCGGACGTGGTGGGCAGAATAACCATCGTATAATTGGCTGGCGAAGGGTTTGTGTTCATTGCCTGGCGTTTCGTATTGGCAAAGCTCAGCATGTTAATGACTAGTTGGATGGCACTCAGGGACCTGACCTTACCAACTTCGTCATCAGCGTGTCTGGCGACAGCATTGGCTGGGGGCACTGTCAAAACCCAGTGGCTCCATGTCAACGGTCACAAGACAGCGCGAAGATGTCACGGCAAGCTGGGCACCAACCAGCATACACCCATCGCGCAGATGCGAGACGACGCATGTACTCGCGCTGTGAGAGAGCGAGCCCTCCAAGCAACGGGTGAATTTGCGCGAACAAACGAGATGTCGGGCCTGTTTTCATGAACTCTCCCTACGCGCCATACGTCAAATTCCAATGCGAGGCCGTGCGACTGTCTTTCGCCAGTTAGTTGCAGCCTTGGAAACGTGGCCAGAATGCGTGCACTCTCCCCAGTGCAAACAGAAGTTGCAGTACTGGTGATGACGGCTTCATCAACTAAGCCCCTTAAATGGCTCGAGGTCCGCTGCATTCTTAACAGCCGAACTGAGCTTTTGCTGATGCGAGAACTCGTTTCGTTTATTGCTGACGCGTCATGTATCGACGAAGTCGAAATGTTCATGCGCTGTCGCTCGTCCATTTCTCGACATTGGGCCGCCTTTCCCGTCTTGCCATGGACGGGGGCATCCACCTGCCCAGCGCCTTTCCTTCATTCAGCTGCGtttgcgccgcgtcggcatTTGGGATCTTCACGCCCTTCTCTGTCTTTTCAACACTCGCGGCTAGAATGCGTAGTTAAAGTTAGAGCCTTGCACATCATGTGGAGATGCGGCCTCCGGAGATATCAGAACATACTTAGGATTGCTATGTCCCGAAACCCCAAACTGGCTAGAGTCAATGGAATCATGTTCCTGTGGGTGGCCAGTCTATCGTAAATGACGCCATGCTGACTTTGCCAGAGGGCCTTTGCACAGCATCCCAGGGGACAGGAGGCGATGTGTGGACGCACAGCTACTCGTGGATGGCAAACGGCTAACATCCGTCCGTATCTTCGATGATGGGGAAGTGGTTTACTCGAAGCAAAAGTTCAATGACTCGCAGAAGTAAGCGCAGGGAAAGGAGTTAAGTAATACGTGCCCCGTTGGGCCGTACTGAAGTAACGAGAGCCGGCCTCTCGTCAAGATATGTTGACTTAGCGTCAGGTAGATGGATAACGTCTGGAGAGTAGTCTCAATTCAGTATGACACCATAGATCGTGCCCTTTGCCATGAAAGAGGAACTTGGCTGGAGTTTTTGGGTCGGGAGGATAATGATTTTTTTTGGCGCCGTTCGGTTGTGCTGACCCAATTCCACAAGCTGTGTCAGCACAGCCGATGCCCTATTGGTGGGCCGTCACCACCCATGCCTATCTGTGCTCAGGCGTCTGGTCCGCTGGATGGGATTGCGGCAAGCCAATCAGGTGCACGTTCCAGGTTGGGTCGACCCAACTGGTTGCGCCGCAGGGCGTCGCAGGACGATTTCCAGCCTTGTCGGCACAGGAGCTTGATGTTCAGCTCCTGTCCCAGGGCATTTATTATCGGTCTGTGCTTTTCATCCACCTTCTCAAAGTCTATCTTTCccaacgaggaggagagcgactGCTCCAAAGTCTCAGCGCCGTCTTCCATCACACGATACCCCGCGATAGAAGGCTAGGAAGCCCGCCACCTTCAAATGAAGGAAGTAGCGTGTGGATATCGTGGGCTGATTCCGGCGCTGGGAATGGCGCGGTATCGTCATAGTGGCCATCTTTTCTCCGCACACGTCGGACCACGTTCTCCAAGAGCGATAGGAGCTTAATTAATGTTCAGCTCCTGTCCCACGGCACTTGCTGTCATCGGTCTATGCTTTCCTTTCATCAGCTTCTCCGAAGACCGCTTCTCCCGACGGAGAGGACAGCGACTGCTCCAAatgcctcggcgccgtcgtgcaTCACACGATGGCCAGCGATCGAAAGCGAGGAAGACCGCCACCCCGTTTACAGCACCTGCCGTTCGCAtttcgccaccgtcgccattTCCAAGTCCAGCCTCGAAGCCCGAACTGTATAGCCTGGCCACCGCTATCTTGCAACTGTCATTGGTGGTTGATTAAAGCGGCACTGCAGCCATGGGGATGCCTCAACGTCTCATTGGAGAACGCAGCACGGGATAGGGAACAATCGGAAGGTACTGTCGGAGTCTGTCGCCTCTTCTCCGATGTTTTGTCATTCCCCGCCTCCGTGCATTCCTTCTATCCATTCTTGGAGGAACCACGACGGACGTTTGGGAGtaacgtcggcgtcgggaGCTCCGCGATCAGGTATTTCCATGGTGTCGAGACCCTCCCAATCATGCGTCCATGGATGCAAATTTCGAACCGACACTGCAGCGTTTGCCCAGTGTCGCGTACCGGACGTGTCTTCCACGAGCAATGACAGCATATTCAGTGTAGCTTCTTTCGACGGAGCAAGCCTTATGTCATGTCGGCAGGTCCCCTGGCATTTGTCTCCAAGCAGGCGAAACTCCAGCATGTCACGAACTTCTTCAATAGCTCTCCCGGATTCTCGCTGATACCCGAGGCTCGTTACCCGCCGCTCTTTCCCCGGATACCAGGTGAATGAATAGTATTCACGGATATAGTCAGCTTCTAAGCTCGGCCAAAGGTCTGGTTCGATGCACTGCTTGCTCGTCTGCCCGAATGGACGCCAAGATAGAGTTGTAGAAGCTTGATCTTGAAGCTTGCAATCGAAACGGCATCGGAGGAGATCGGCGCGAGAAACCAGATCTAACGGTCCAGTGTAACGAGACGTCTTGTCAAAGTCCAGGAAAGACTGCTTTGAGCCAACCCAGGCTGATACCATCgggtcgggcggcgacaaagaCCCGTAGCCGTATTGTTCGGTTTGAGTCTGCGCATATCGTCGAATCCAGTCCACGACAGAGACGTCGCCAAGTAGGCAAAGAGCCAGCCACCAGAATGCAACCTTCGGTCGGCGCGAGGCAAAAGTTTTCACCAGAATTTCCAACCGCTTGGCATTGATGGTCGGGTCCAAAGTATCAATAATTGCAGCGAGCCATGGGCTCACGAGGTTGCATTCGATGTCTGGCTGCCAGAAAATGCTCCACAGGATTGATCCCAGTGATGGCGGATGCAGACTGAGGGTCATGAAGTATCGCAAGTCCTGCGCCAACCGACGAGTAAAGGCCCGGTCAATGTCGTCGAGCCTGTTGACACCTGTCGTGCTAAGATGAGGAGGCGGAAATTgtgggcgacgactcgtGAACCTATAGAATGGGAGCATCAGTGCTGCAAAGAACCCTGCCTTGTACGGTGGCAATGCTGTCCAATCATGATCATTTCGATCCGCCTCCGTTCCGAGACCACATAGCCGGCAAAGCTCAAGCAAAAGCTCAATCGCTTCTGAGGAGTTTGGTGCGGCCAAGGCCCCTTCAGCTGATGCTGGCGCCGAGACAGCAATTCCCACATTCGCATCGATAGAAGCAGtccacggcggcaacaacTTTCCCGGGGCGGTCCAACCCAGAGTGGGACATAAGATCGCACAGAGCCACCTTACAAGCGCAGGCGATGCACCGTCGAGATACAACGTTGGCTGTAGCGGTTTACCTGCTCTCTGTGGACTTAATCGATGGGTGGAATACTCCACGAGTCGACCTTGCAGCTCGAGAAATCGGGTAGAGAGTACGTATGACCAGCACAATGTCAAGACAGCGATGCTGTTCATTGTCCTTGACGAGGTGCCCAAATAGTATGGTGCAGCCTGTGGGGAAATACCACACCGAAGCGAATCCTGGTGGCCCAGGCACAAGGTAAAGCGGCGACCGGAAACAAGTGCAGGATCCCACTCATTGTCGGATACAGACATCTCTGCATATCTTGTACCACGAGCGCGCTGGCGAAGATGCCAACGTGGTCTTCCATGTAGGATATTGCTGCGAGGCAGCTCAGACGGAAGTGCAGGTACTTGGCACAGGGCGATGTATGGATCCAACAATTCCGTCGGCCAAAGACCCTGAGGCATATTGCACGCTTCTTGTAGAAAGAAGCTCCATGTCGCCTTTCCGTCGTGATATGTTCGCTTGATGTCCGCAGCAGGCGGTATGAGCGGATCATCTTCGTCACTGCACAGCAGTGCAGGTGAGGATCGTTCTGACGACGCGGTGGTTGACGACGTGCAGTCAGACGACACTGAGTCAGAGTCGATCGATATCATGGCAGGCGAAACCTTTGGCCAGTTGTGTGAAGGGGTTGGGTCGTGCCCGCACTGCGGCGTGCCCCGACCTTAAATACCCGCGGAGAAATTGAGACGCGTCACGGCAATCACGGGTTGATGACATGGCGCTTCGGGTCGCTGAGGAAACAGTAATCGGAGTAATCTCGGCTATCAATAGTGTGAGCCGGGGTGGGTTGGTTCCATGCCCAGCTCAGTCACCAAACGCCACTCGCTGAAGGGAGTAGCAGCACAAAACTGTCCTTTGCACCACTCCATTTCATTTTTTCGCAGGCTTTATCTCCTTGGCAAAGAAAACACAACCAGCTGCTTCACTCTCAAATACATACCCGCCGCGATTCTTGGTCCAATTCTCCTTCCGCGAAGTCAGCTTCTTGCCCTCTCGAGGCCCCGAGTGTGGTCTGAAAGACACCATGCCCTTGCCGCTGTGTCGGGCTGACACCTCCACAAATTCGGCGGCTTGATTCGGTCTGTCTGTGGTCTGCGAGGAGCTTCCTTCGATGACACTGAGACTTGCCATTTGTGAGGCCAAGGTCTCCGCTTCGAATCTCTCCTGGTCCCACTGGAGAGGGTCAATAGACTCTTCAGAAAGTGTCCGTCCGTGCGATTGCGAGTGACCCCGCCTGGACGAGCCTCCACGAGCTGCAACCTTGCCATGCTTAGATCCTTTGACTCGGGCTGATTGTGTAGCTACCGCGGAGTCTCCCGGACCCAAATTCCACGTGAAATATGACAAACCGGTAGAATTGTTGTCAAACTGGAAACAGGGGACGTTCGCTCCTTCGTACCATTTGGTCGTCGACCGCCAATCCTCACGCTGGGTCCACACCACTTCGTTGTCGCATCCGTAGAACCAGAGGGCATCGTCGCTTTCGAACACGTCCACATACACAGGTTCGGTATAGGTGCTTACAGCGCTATAAACGGGTTCTCCGATAGGTTCGTGGCCCGTGTCGTAGTCGTCCGCATAGCTTGGAGACTCGTAGTCAGGATGTGTCCCGGCATACTCAGCGGGCTGCAATAGGCGAGCCGCTTTTGCGTTGCTTGGATAATATCCTTCGCCGCAGGAACACGGCAGGTGGCAGATTTTCCATCCCGGGCCTGTCGCATGTACACTTGCCTGGCATATCAGGATGCGCTTCTTGCACTTCTTGCATTTGGCGTGGCGCTCTTTCGTATGTCCGCTCAGAGAATGACCGCAGTAGATGCAGAAGCCAGGTTCACCGGAATCAGTGCTCATCTTGTACAACGTGTGGGCGATCAGATATTGCATTGCATAGTCCCACCAATTTGTCGGCTGTAGTTGCAATTTATAGAAAGAAGACTGGCTTAATTGACAATTAGCTGCGCGCCCAACGATGTGACCACAATGAGGCGCGATCGGATTGCTTCTGCTCCATTCAACCTTAGCCGACAAACTGCGCGCCAGCGTCCGACAATAGTTGACGGCTTCGCCACGCGATCGTGCAAGCCGACGTGGCTGCGCTGTACGTTCAATCACACTCCTGTGCGCTCGCACCTGCACCTTGCTCAGGAAGCCCCGCCCCAGCGCCTGCACTTGCGCTTGCACTGAAATCATTCGTGGCACCATGATCTGCCCCCGGGATTTCGTCCGAGTGGCCCAGGTAGCTGTGACCCGCAATATGATGAAGATGACAAGCTTCGCGGAAGCAGGCTATGTTTCAGCTGCGGCATTTGCTGACCCTTCGTCATCCTTTCCCTTCCCAGTTTACCTTCCCGGTTTACCCTTCCCAGTTTACCCTTCCCAGTTTACCCTTCCAACTTACTCCCCATTAACCATGGCTGCTGCGTTGGGCGGTCTTCCAACCAGCCCGACAAGTGAAGCCTCTGATGACATCTCATGGCTCCTCGACCGAGTCAACACCTTCGAACGCAGCCCAAAGGGCCTGATGGAAGCCTGGCAATCAGCGCAGCAAGCTGAGTCGAATTCGACGACGAAGGTATTCTTGGACCAGGGCAAATTCGCCTGGTTGGCATATCATCTGAGCAAAGTTGCGGCAGATCAGCCAACGCACTTCACGGGCCAAACAATTTTGCGCAGGAAGATCTCGGATCTCGAAGGGAGGTCTCTAGCTTCCCGTATTCTGACTGCAGAGAAACTTGCGGCTGGGCTCGGGTCTGACGTGAAGGACAAAATCGAACGTTGGTGGACATCATCACATCGTCCACGGCGTACCAAAAAAAGGCGTTAGTATGGTGCGAGGTATTCTTGGTCGTTTATTGCTGACGTTTACGTAGGCTTGACAGACCGCAATTCCTATCAAAGATCTACGTCAGAATATACACGTAGCCCGTCCCCGACAAATAGTACGAGCTCTGCTCTGGCCGTACAAGTCCAGCCTTACTCGCCTTTCGACACATGTGATCACTTTGCCGAATACGAACATGTCCTGGTAAACGCGTCTCTCCCGGAAACGATACGCCTGTTCCCGTCATCTCTGTCCGATGCGATCAAGAGGATTCCTGACCCTGGGAATGAGAATGTCCTTGTTGCTTCTGTCTCGATGTCATTTCCAAACGCCCGGACCAACTTTGGATGCCAGATGGCACTAGAGATCATGGATAACAAGATAGACAACCTTGCTCGAGATTTATTTGACGCACGTTTGGAAACGACCGCTGGGCTTCGATACTTTTGCCTTACGGACGGTGCGAAATTACTACCGAATCCTAAATTTACTCTTCGAGGGTGCCGGCACGATGTCATTCCGGTAACGTTTGGTCCTGAGGTCACCAGTGCTATCGCAGCAAGTCCGGCGTACCAGGATGATCTCAAACAATGGCGGGGTCGCACCGATTGTGTCTGGATGGTCATTTCACACAAGGCAAATGCCAAGGCTGAACTTTGCGTCTCTATGGGCCTGGTCGAGGGGACTCTGATCCGACGTAAGCTGTACAAATAGTTTGCAGAGACACACCAGTACCTATTCATTGGTTACCTTCCAGACACCGCCTATACCACCCAAATGGATTTCAGTGCCGTTTGGCACCCTTCCATACCCGCTACACACATCATATTCTGCCTTGAACTGTCGCTCTCCTTTGTCGTCCTTCTCATACACCTTAATCAAACAATGATGCCAATACAAGGTCTGATTATTCCCTTCAATCAACCAAGGTGTTCTCCCGGAATCGGTGTCGAAACTAGTCGACTTGTCGAGAGGATACCAAGTGAACGGCTAAGAACAATCAGCCCTGCTGCTATTCGCAATGGGGCAGACATACCATTAGAGCTTAACTTTCCACTTCTTGGATGAGTGCGCTGGATATGTTGCCGGGGAGGCTgctggagggggggggcttgtgGCAGCTGGTTGAGGTGGTTGGAGACTGGTGCTGCTTGAAGGTCGAactgcggccgccgcgggaaTAAATTATTGGTTTCGCGATGGCGACAGTCATATTTCGCTGCCTTGTCTTTAGGTGTGGCGTACCGACGCCTAATACAAGTCAAATTTTGTCATGACGATGTTCCACGGCTGTGCAAaccacgacgatggtggGTGGAACAAACAAATTGCAAAGTTGGGGCGTGAACGCCAGTTGGGCTTGAACATCGCAAGAGGAAGTGGGGTATTGGGTAAAAATGCCTCGGAGCAACCCCATGTGACGCTCACTGGAAGGTGCACCAAAGGTGGCGAGCGACCGTCTCCGGCCCAGTTGTTAGTTCGACACCGACGGAATATATATCTTCCGAGATCGGACCAGCCCAGGTTAGAATGCACTACCAAGGTTAAGGAGGGCTATCCGGGTTAGTAGCGGGTCTTCGGCAGGAGCGGCCTGATGCCGACGATATCGCGTGCAAAATTTCGATATCGGCCAACATCTCCCATCGAACCTTTGACTGCCACAATCTTTTTGCCGCTCCCCGTT belongs to Purpureocillium takamizusanense chromosome 1, complete sequence and includes:
- a CDS encoding uncharacterized protein (EggNog:ENOG503PUZA); translation: MAAALGGLPTSPTSEASDDISWLLDRVNTFERSPKGLMEAWQSAQQAESNSTTKVFLDQGKFAWLAYHLSKVAADQPTHFTGQTILRRKISDLEGRSLASRILTAEKLAAGLGSDVKDKIERWWTSSHRPRRTKKRRLTDRNSYQRSTSEYTRSPSPTNSTSSALAVQVQPYSPFDTCDHFAEYEHVLVNASLPETIRLFPSSLSDAIKRIPDPGNENVLVASVSMSFPNARTNFGCQMALEIMDNKIDNLARDLFDARLETTAGLRYFCLTDGAKLLPNPKFTLRGCRHDVIPVTFGPEVTSAIAASPAYQDDLKQWRGRTDCVWMVISHKANAKAELCVSMGLVEGTLIRRKLYK